A single region of the Brachypodium distachyon strain Bd21 chromosome 3, Brachypodium_distachyon_v3.0, whole genome shotgun sequence genome encodes:
- the LOC104583716 gene encoding uncharacterized protein LOC104583716, with protein sequence MEKKDLLGVRSKPAATKRRRKVAAGGGSRWGIAKAVAEYLASDSYMYAPLVSDPQQPPPPPAAAPATGSPEKEVTLVQKYRGSWRSTFAAC encoded by the exons TTCTCGGGGTTCGAtcgaagccggcggcgacgaagaggCGGCGCAAGGtggcagccggcggcggaagcCGCTGGGGGATCGCTAAGGCGGTCGCTGAATACCTCGCATCCGACTCCTACATGTACGCGCCGCTGGTTTCCGACCctcagcagccgccgccacctccagcagcagcgcccGCGACAGGCTCTCCTG AGAAAGAAGTAACCCTGGTGCAAAAATACAGAGGCTCTTGGCGCAGTACATTTGCTGCCTGCTAG